From Carya illinoinensis cultivar Pawnee chromosome 5, C.illinoinensisPawnee_v1, whole genome shotgun sequence, one genomic window encodes:
- the LOC122310043 gene encoding uncharacterized protein LOC122310043, producing the protein MTRALNARNKLAFVNGTLSPPKPNSTDYPQWNQTKDMVLTWLLNSISPSIANSLEFHTDPRVVWLDLQSRFFHGNNARIYHLKRELSSLQQHTHLVHEYYNQIKQIWDKLSHLQQTNDLKEMQQQAEDERVYQFLLGLNDSFSQLRTQILAMETLPPITKIFSILFQEEQQRLLHVRPAVALEAHIFAAHSSGPPRKPLHCTECGKHGHTRDRCWCLVGYPAEREPRGKQ; encoded by the coding sequence ATGACCCGTGCCCTTAATGCCAGAAACAAATTGGCCTTTGTTAATGGCACCCTTTCTCCACCCAAACCCAACTCCACAGATTATCCACAATGGAACCAAACTAAAGATATGGTTCTTACCTGGCTCCTCAATTCCATCAGCCCCTCCATCGCCAACTCCCTTGAATTTCACACCGACCCACGAGTCGTATGGCTTGATCTTCAATCACGCTTTTTCCACGGTAACAATGCACGAATTTATCACCTTAAGCGAGAGCTCTCTTCCCTACAACAGCACACCCATTTAGTTCATGAGTATTACAACCAAATCAAGCAAATTTGGGATAAACTCAGCCACTTACAACAGACCAATGATCTCAAAGAAATGCAACAACAAGCTGAAGATGAGAGAGTTTACCAGTTTCTACTTGGCCTAAATGACTCTTTTTCCCAGCTGAGAACCCAAATCCTAGCCATGGAAACCCTTCCTCCCATcaccaaaattttttctattctttttcagGAGGAACAGCAGCGTCTCCTCCATGTAAGGCCGGCGGTAGCACTGGAAGCCCACATCTTCGCCGCTCATTCTAGTGGTCCTCCACGGAAACCCCTGCACTGCACCGAGTGTGGGAAACACGGCCACACCCGTGACCGATGCTGGTGCCTTGTGGGATATCCAGCCGAACGGGAGCCTCGGGGCAAACAGTAG